From Rudanella lutea DSM 19387, a single genomic window includes:
- a CDS encoding response regulator: MPPSTTTNSVIRQLQAVFTVSTLLLLVSLTASFYSIQKLIENSELVNHTNRVLIEAENVISYIKDGETGQRGYIITLDPVFLDIYNGSYEKVENSYNQLRQLTADNRAQQQNLIEIKRLYEARYAQMRRVLNLTQRADGFGRDTARRHTEMTRGKLIMDDLRKVVNQLKADENKQLQARTEAQQLYIRYTPFLLVIAALISMLITAFAYMRIKRDMDIRMAQQEEAEAKYIETSRRIAVMEDLTEQIAGGDYAARSTDEQDDELGRIAKALNQMTAALEQTFTDLNRRNWLQEGAVLVSDAMRGEKEVKKLGNNLVKTLAEYLNAPMGTVYLSDRDGRFRLVGSYAAGQVPEVVVPGEGLLGQVILDKKTKLINAVPPDYSRVASSLGDAVPVSLLITPLLYGSDCIGVIELGMLHTPRPVDVDFVETNREPIAIGFNAALDYIRLQNFLEETQAQSEELQAQQKELESLNAELELQAQKLQASEEELRVQQEELQQTNTELEERGTLLEERNSEIQKKADELEVATRYKSEFLANMSHELRTPLNSILLLSRLLAENIDENLNDDQIEYAKVIQSSGNGLLGLIDEILDLSKIEAGQMKLDYQTVAVGDVVEELHALFGLMAKEKGLAFTIEVAPDVPKTLHTDKMRLGQILKNLLSNALKFTAQGGVSLTISRDAPDPTRLCYTVRDTGIGIAPEKQPLVFEAFQQADGSTKRKYGGTGLGLSISRELAKLLGGEISLKSELDKGSEFTVRLPIDPVATPEPETALPAPVPAPVTAPTAVISPSPAPARPESQFISTVIPEAIPDDRNAIQAGDKTLLIIEDDVAFARSLQDYARKKGYKVIVSVRGDEGLQLAATFKPLGILLDIQLPIMSGWEVMDALKANPQTRPIPVHMMSSHKLRKESLLKGAIDFVDKPMAFDQMQDVLGKIEYVLNRKHKKVLIVEDNPKHAKALAYFLETFDISSELKSNIPEGVDALKRKEVDCVILDMGVPDSKAYEMLEEARKDPSFENLPIIVFTGRSLSMSEELKIKKYADSIIVKTAHSYQRMLDEVSLFLHLVEENKPNGNTANTGAAKKLGALNQVLDGKTVLVVDDDVRNIFSLSKALEQYKMTVVAALDGKEALQKLKENPDIQVVLLDMMMPQLDGYETARAIREHYQWRDLPVIAVTAKAMTGDREKCIQAGASDYITKPVDIDQLISLLRVWLYDRL, translated from the coding sequence ATGCCTCCATCCACTACCACCAATTCGGTTATTCGACAGTTGCAGGCCGTGTTTACCGTGTCGACGCTGCTGCTGCTCGTCAGCCTGACGGCATCGTTTTACAGTATTCAGAAGCTGATTGAAAATTCGGAGCTGGTAAACCACACCAATCGGGTGCTGATTGAAGCCGAGAACGTAATCTCATACATCAAAGACGGCGAAACCGGGCAGCGGGGCTATATTATCACGCTCGACCCGGTATTTCTGGATATCTATAACGGCAGCTACGAGAAAGTTGAGAACAGCTATAATCAGCTACGCCAGCTTACAGCCGATAATCGGGCGCAGCAGCAGAATTTGATTGAGATCAAGCGATTGTACGAGGCCCGGTATGCACAGATGCGCCGGGTGCTGAACCTGACGCAACGGGCCGATGGCTTTGGCCGCGACACCGCCCGGCGGCATACCGAAATGACCCGGGGCAAGCTGATCATGGACGACCTGCGGAAGGTGGTTAATCAGTTGAAAGCCGACGAAAACAAACAGTTGCAGGCCCGCACCGAAGCCCAGCAGTTGTATATCCGGTACACGCCCTTTTTGCTGGTCATTGCGGCTCTTATTTCGATGCTCATCACGGCGTTTGCCTATATGCGCATCAAGCGGGACATGGATATCCGGATGGCCCAGCAGGAGGAAGCCGAAGCAAAGTACATCGAAACCAGCCGCCGGATTGCCGTGATGGAAGACCTCACTGAGCAAATTGCCGGGGGCGACTACGCAGCTCGCAGCACCGACGAGCAGGACGACGAGCTGGGGCGCATTGCCAAAGCCCTTAACCAGATGACGGCCGCGCTGGAGCAAACCTTTACCGACCTGAACCGGCGCAACTGGTTGCAGGAGGGGGCCGTGCTGGTGAGCGATGCCATGCGGGGCGAGAAAGAGGTGAAAAAGCTCGGAAACAACCTGGTCAAAACCTTGGCTGAATACCTGAATGCGCCGATGGGTACGGTGTACCTGAGCGACCGCGACGGGCGTTTCCGGCTGGTGGGAAGCTATGCCGCCGGTCAGGTCCCAGAGGTCGTGGTGCCCGGCGAAGGCTTGCTGGGGCAGGTGATTCTGGACAAAAAAACGAAGCTGATCAACGCCGTGCCGCCCGATTACAGCCGCGTGGCCTCGTCGCTCGGTGATGCGGTGCCTGTGTCGCTCCTGATTACCCCGCTTCTGTACGGCTCCGATTGCATCGGGGTAATTGAGCTGGGTATGCTGCATACGCCCCGCCCGGTTGATGTCGATTTTGTAGAAACCAACCGCGAGCCCATCGCCATCGGGTTCAATGCTGCGCTCGACTACATCCGGCTCCAGAATTTTCTGGAAGAAACCCAGGCTCAGTCGGAGGAGTTGCAGGCTCAGCAAAAAGAACTGGAAAGCCTCAACGCCGAGCTGGAGCTACAGGCGCAGAAACTACAGGCTTCGGAAGAAGAACTGCGTGTACAGCAGGAAGAATTGCAGCAAACCAATACCGAGCTCGAAGAGCGCGGCACGCTGCTTGAAGAACGCAATAGCGAGATTCAGAAAAAAGCCGACGAACTGGAGGTAGCAACCCGCTACAAGTCGGAGTTTCTGGCCAATATGTCGCACGAGTTACGGACTCCGCTCAACTCGATTCTCCTGCTCAGTCGTCTGCTGGCCGAAAACATCGATGAAAACCTCAACGACGACCAGATTGAGTACGCCAAAGTGATTCAGTCGTCGGGCAATGGGTTGTTGGGCCTGATCGACGAGATTCTGGACCTTTCGAAGATTGAAGCAGGCCAGATGAAGCTCGACTACCAGACCGTGGCCGTGGGCGACGTGGTGGAGGAGCTTCACGCTCTGTTTGGCCTGATGGCCAAAGAAAAGGGGCTGGCGTTTACGATTGAGGTAGCTCCTGACGTACCCAAGACGCTCCATACTGACAAGATGCGGCTGGGGCAGATTCTGAAAAACCTGCTCTCAAACGCCCTCAAATTCACGGCGCAGGGGGGCGTATCGCTCACCATCTCGCGCGACGCGCCCGACCCAACCCGGTTGTGTTACACCGTTCGCGATACGGGCATTGGTATTGCGCCCGAAAAGCAACCGCTGGTGTTCGAGGCCTTCCAGCAGGCCGACGGCTCTACCAAACGTAAATATGGCGGCACCGGCCTCGGTTTGTCGATCAGCCGCGAACTGGCCAAACTCCTCGGGGGCGAAATAAGCCTCAAAAGTGAACTCGATAAGGGGAGTGAGTTTACGGTCCGGTTGCCCATTGACCCGGTAGCGACGCCCGAACCTGAAACCGCGCTGCCTGCACCGGTACCCGCCCCTGTGACCGCGCCCACGGCGGTCATATCGCCCAGCCCGGCACCCGCCCGGCCCGAAAGCCAGTTTATCAGTACGGTCATCCCCGAAGCGATTCCCGACGACCGCAATGCGATTCAGGCCGGCGATAAAACGCTGCTGATTATTGAAGACGACGTGGCCTTTGCCCGTTCGTTGCAGGACTACGCCCGCAAAAAAGGCTACAAGGTGATAGTGTCGGTGCGGGGCGACGAAGGCCTCCAATTGGCGGCTACCTTCAAGCCGCTTGGTATTCTGCTCGACATTCAGTTGCCTATTATGAGCGGTTGGGAGGTGATGGATGCCCTCAAGGCAAACCCGCAAACCCGCCCGATTCCGGTGCACATGATGTCGTCGCACAAGCTTCGGAAAGAAAGTCTGCTCAAAGGGGCCATTGATTTTGTGGATAAGCCGATGGCGTTCGATCAGATGCAGGACGTGCTGGGCAAAATCGAGTACGTGCTCAACCGGAAGCATAAAAAGGTGCTTATCGTGGAAGATAACCCCAAGCATGCCAAAGCGTTAGCTTATTTCCTCGAAACGTTTGACATCAGCTCCGAACTGAAAAGCAACATACCGGAGGGCGTGGATGCGCTCAAGCGCAAGGAGGTCGACTGTGTGATTCTGGACATGGGCGTGCCCGATAGCAAAGCCTACGAAATGCTCGAAGAGGCCCGTAAAGACCCCAGTTTCGAAAACCTGCCGATTATTGTGTTTACGGGCCGTAGCCTGTCGATGTCGGAGGAGCTGAAGATCAAGAAATACGCTGATTCGATCATTGTAAAAACGGCCCATTCGTACCAGCGTATGCTCGACGAGGTATCGTTGTTTTTGCACTTAGTGGAAGAGAACAAGCCCAACGGCAACACGGCCAACACCGGCGCGGCCAAAAAGCTGGGGGCCCTGAATCAGGTGCTCGACGGTAAAACGGTGCTGGTGGTTGATGACGATGTGCGGAATATTTTCTCGCTTTCGAAGGCCCTTGAACAGTACAAAATGACCGTAGTGGCTGCGCTGGATGGCAAAGAGGCCCTGCAAAAACTGAAAGAGAACCCGGATATTCAGGTGGTTTTGCTCGACATGATGATGCCGCAACTCGACGGCTACGAAACCGCCCGCGCCATCCGCGAACACTACCAATGGCGCGACCTGCCCGTGATTGCCGTGACGGCCAAAGCCATGACCGGCGACCGCGAAAAATGTATTCAGGCCGGTGCTTCGGACTATATCACAAAGCCCGTTGATATCGATCAGCTTATTTCGCTCCTACGCGTGTGGCTTTATGATCGGCTGTGA
- a CDS encoding response regulator — MPKKRVLIIDDDARNIFALKATLRAKSFDCLSCLNAQDALDILRTDEVIDTVLIDMMMPDMDGYEAIPRIKSLPNRAQTPIIAVTAQAMVGDREKCLRAGATDYIAKPIDVDRLLQLLAA; from the coding sequence ATGCCAAAAAAACGAGTCCTGATCATCGACGATGATGCCCGCAATATTTTCGCGCTGAAGGCTACGCTGCGTGCCAAATCGTTCGACTGCCTCTCGTGCCTGAACGCGCAGGATGCCCTCGATATTCTCCGAACCGACGAGGTGATCGATACGGTTCTGATCGACATGATGATGCCCGACATGGACGGCTACGAGGCCATCCCGCGGATCAAAAGTCTGCCCAACCGGGCCCAAACACCTATTATTGCCGTAACGGCTCAGGCGATGGTGGGCGACCGGGAAAAATGCCTGCGGGCTGGTGCCACAGACTACATTGCGAAACCCATCGACGTAGATCGGTTGTTGCAACTGTTGGCAGCTTGA
- a CDS encoding CheR family methyltransferase translates to MIAEHEVDLLLTDLQELHGYDFTHYSRASLKRRINRLVALDKFPSFAELRYRVRSDSEYIKRFVQELTVNVTEMFRDPLFYRTLRTSVIPSLLAKPFVRIWHAGCSTGEEVFSMAILLKEANLLHKTLLYATDLNPDVLESARKGIFMMSPMKQYSENYLLSGGTRDFSTYYTAQYGHVKFNEELGERMVFSTHNLVSDRSFNEFDLILCRNVLIYFDKPLQNRVLNLFDESLGPLSYLALGSKETLKFSTVEPKYKQIGTEKIWRKMG, encoded by the coding sequence ATGATTGCCGAACACGAAGTTGATCTTTTACTGACCGATTTGCAGGAGTTGCATGGGTACGACTTTACCCATTACAGCCGGGCCTCGCTCAAGCGACGGATCAACCGGCTGGTGGCGCTCGACAAGTTTCCGAGTTTTGCCGAGTTGCGCTACCGGGTTCGGTCAGATAGTGAGTATATCAAGCGATTTGTGCAGGAACTGACCGTAAATGTGACGGAAATGTTTCGCGATCCCCTGTTTTACCGGACCCTGCGGACGAGCGTGATTCCGTCGTTGCTGGCCAAGCCGTTTGTGCGTATCTGGCATGCGGGCTGCTCTACGGGCGAGGAGGTGTTTTCGATGGCGATTCTGCTCAAAGAAGCCAACTTGCTCCACAAAACCCTGCTTTACGCAACCGACCTGAACCCCGACGTGCTGGAGTCGGCGCGGAAGGGAATCTTCATGATGAGCCCCATGAAGCAATACTCCGAAAACTACCTGCTTTCGGGCGGCACCCGCGACTTCTCAACGTATTACACCGCGCAGTACGGGCACGTCAAGTTCAACGAAGAACTGGGCGAGCGCATGGTATTTTCGACCCACAATCTGGTATCCGACCGCTCGTTCAACGAGTTCGATCTGATCCTGTGCCGCAACGTACTGATTTACTTCGATAAACCTCTGCAAAACCGGGTGCTGAACCTGTTCGATGAGAGCCTGGGGCCTTTGAGTTATCTGGCGCTGGGGTCTAAAGAGACCCTGAAATTCTCGACTGTAGAGCCTAAATACAAACAGATAGGAACCGAGAAGATATGGCGGAAAATGGGGTAG
- a CDS encoding chemotaxis protein CheB: MAENGVGRPEKLVVIGGSTGSIDVLLSVLPTVQVPLSDTAIVIVVHRKNTADSALSAVLALRTSLPVHEVGDKDPVLTGHIYLAPADYHLLFEHDGTFSLDDSEKINYSRPSIDVTFESAADVYGPALVGIILSGANADGTEGFRAIKQVGGILVAQDPDTAQVGYMPNQAILHTPVDHILSIDQIGPFINGVTG, translated from the coding sequence ATGGCGGAAAATGGGGTAGGCCGACCGGAGAAACTGGTCGTTATTGGCGGGTCAACGGGGAGTATCGATGTGTTACTGAGTGTGTTGCCCACGGTACAGGTGCCCTTGTCCGACACAGCCATTGTGATTGTGGTGCACCGTAAAAACACGGCCGATTCGGCGCTTTCGGCGGTGCTTGCCCTGCGTACAAGCCTGCCCGTACACGAAGTAGGCGATAAAGATCCCGTACTGACCGGCCATATTTACCTAGCCCCGGCCGACTATCATTTGCTGTTTGAGCACGACGGTACGTTCTCGCTCGACGACTCCGAAAAAATCAATTATAGCCGCCCTTCCATTGATGTCACGTTTGAGTCGGCCGCCGATGTGTACGGCCCGGCGTTGGTAGGCATTATTTTATCGGGGGCCAATGCCGACGGTACCGAGGGGTTCCGGGCCATCAAACAGGTCGGGGGCATTTTGGTTGCTCAAGACCCCGACACCGCACAGGTGGGGTATATGCCCAATCAGGCCATTCTGCACACTCCGGTCGACCATATCCTGAGCATCGATCAGATTGGGCCGTTTATCAATGGCGTTACGGGTTAG
- a CDS encoding response regulator: MSLKGPIISVEDDEDDQYLIGETLKNLGVPNEVRFFPNGEAALQYLETTTDQPFLILCDINMPLMNGLELRQRILANQHLAQKNIPFIFLTTAATPQIIRTAYDATVQGFYKKATDYASMQQQLKLIIDYWQHCMHPTNPV, from the coding sequence ATGTCTCTGAAAGGCCCCATCATATCCGTTGAAGATGATGAAGATGACCAATATCTGATTGGCGAAACACTTAAGAATTTAGGGGTTCCCAATGAAGTTCGCTTTTTCCCCAACGGCGAAGCGGCTCTGCAATACCTCGAAACCACCACCGATCAGCCTTTTCTGATTCTCTGCGACATCAATATGCCGTTGATGAACGGCCTTGAACTGCGGCAACGCATTTTGGCCAACCAGCATCTGGCTCAGAAAAACATTCCGTTTATCTTTCTGACCACGGCCGCTACGCCCCAGATCATCCGAACAGCCTACGATGCTACCGTGCAGGGCTTTTACAAAAAGGCTACCGATTATGCCAGTATGCAACAACAGCTCAAACTGATTATCGACTACTGGCAACATTGCATGCATCCCACCAACCCGGTATAG
- a CDS encoding sensor histidine kinase has protein sequence MILIVDDRPENILPLKRILELHQFSVDTAESGEEALRKVLKNAYSVIILDVQMPDMDGFEVANAIAGFSKARDTSIIFLSAVNTEKKFIKKGYTAGAIDYLTKPVDPDILVLKVRILKKLYEQQQELRTAQEQLRREVEVRKQAQEALTERMQELQAMLSSLPQMAFTISGDGQIEYVNQHWFRYAVDAQSFPATHADDTICDDWKRALGEGLEFNREVRLKELATGDYRYHLLRIIPIGQVDQPTRWIGTYTDIHPQKQAAELLEQQVAVRTNELRQKNAELEQTHFELQQFTWVISHDLKEPLRKVQLLNDTIKERFLGDNPEARSYIERSIRSSSRMSTLINDLLAYSQLSVPEPFEPTDLNALIDGLRHDFGTAIEGKKAVFHVTELPVIDTIPSRIRQVFQNLISNALKFAKPDQSPIITIRAERVRQKAIDSPPMPDGDYCRITVEDNGIGFDEKFLDRIFVIFQRLHDPSSYDGTGIGLAIAKKNIDKHHGLISARSRVNEGARFILVLPIRQHQPTDIASTPESL, from the coding sequence ATGATTCTTATTGTTGATGACAGACCCGAGAATATCCTTCCGCTGAAGCGAATTCTGGAGCTGCATCAGTTCTCGGTCGATACCGCTGAGTCGGGCGAAGAAGCGCTTCGGAAAGTGCTGAAAAACGCATACTCCGTTATTATTCTGGATGTGCAGATGCCCGATATGGACGGCTTTGAGGTCGCCAACGCGATTGCCGGTTTTAGCAAAGCCCGCGATACGTCGATTATCTTTCTCTCTGCCGTCAATACTGAAAAGAAGTTTATCAAGAAAGGCTATACCGCCGGGGCTATCGATTATCTGACCAAGCCGGTCGACCCCGACATTCTGGTGCTGAAAGTAAGAATACTCAAAAAACTGTACGAGCAGCAGCAGGAGTTACGCACCGCGCAGGAGCAGCTTCGGCGGGAGGTGGAGGTCCGTAAGCAGGCGCAGGAGGCCCTGACCGAACGTATGCAGGAGTTGCAGGCGATGCTGTCGTCATTACCCCAGATGGCGTTTACGATCTCGGGCGATGGGCAGATCGAGTACGTGAATCAGCACTGGTTCCGGTACGCGGTCGATGCACAATCGTTTCCGGCCACCCACGCCGACGATACTATCTGTGACGATTGGAAACGGGCGCTGGGCGAGGGCCTTGAGTTTAACCGGGAGGTGCGGCTGAAAGAGCTGGCTACGGGCGATTACCGCTACCATCTGCTTCGGATTATCCCGATTGGGCAGGTCGATCAGCCTACGCGCTGGATTGGTACCTACACCGATATTCATCCCCAGAAACAGGCCGCCGAACTGCTGGAACAACAGGTGGCCGTGCGCACCAATGAGCTGCGCCAGAAAAACGCTGAACTTGAGCAAACCCACTTTGAACTCCAGCAGTTTACCTGGGTTATTTCGCACGATCTGAAAGAGCCGCTCCGCAAGGTGCAGTTGCTCAACGATACCATTAAAGAGCGGTTTTTGGGCGATAACCCCGAGGCCCGTTCGTACATTGAGCGATCTATCCGGTCATCGTCGCGGATGTCGACGCTCATCAACGACCTGCTGGCCTACTCGCAGTTGTCGGTACCCGAGCCGTTTGAACCTACCGACCTCAACGCTTTGATCGACGGGCTCCGGCATGACTTTGGAACGGCTATCGAGGGGAAAAAAGCGGTTTTTCACGTGACGGAGTTACCCGTTATCGACACGATCCCGTCGCGCATCCGGCAGGTGTTCCAGAACCTCATCAGTAACGCCCTCAAATTTGCCAAACCCGACCAGTCGCCCATAATCACGATTCGGGCCGAACGGGTGCGCCAGAAAGCCATCGATAGCCCACCCATGCCCGATGGTGACTACTGCCGGATTACGGTTGAGGACAACGGTATTGGCTTCGATGAGAAGTTTCTGGACCGGATCTTTGTTATTTTCCAGCGGCTGCACGACCCGTCGAGTTACGACGGAACGGGCATCGGGCTGGCTATTGCTAAAAAGAACATCGACAAGCACCACGGACTGATTTCGGCCCGCAGCCGCGTGAACGAAGGAGCCCGTTTTATTCTGGTTTTGCCCATCCGCCAACACCAACCAACCGATATAGCCTCTACTCCAGAGTCGCTTTAA
- a CDS encoding outer membrane beta-barrel family protein, with product MKQCLLLACLLMAFVAGAQSLPTTGSGQGNFTVNGSVIDSVSRKPVEFATVALLGPTDGPPIAGDVTDASGRFSFANITPGRYRVRITFIGYEDRTLDPISVNPTATVLDLPPLLLRTTSRTLGEVTVTAQRDLIEDKEDRVVYNAGNDPSNAGGTAIDVMKKVPMLSVDPDGSIQLKGSSSIKVLINNKPSSIMARSIAEALQMIPAEAIKSVEVITAPSAKYDAEGTAGIINIITKNRLQGLVGGLNGTTGNRSHNVGGNINLKQGKVGLTAYGGGNLNLNDGGSASVRKSLLASQSVSELRQNNTYRNENRSVFGSFNLDYELDSTNQLGFDGSLSAGSRVGTSVRDTRYEGLQARQPFRRYSDNSGENLNYDFNFNYTRLFKRPEQDLTFLAQLNNSDNDSRYALDQYMLPENQFINYRERNTNLNQTSEFTLQTDYTHPFKKGRKTLEVGVKSIRRNVQSDFQLQNATDSTGFRDDPRRANQFDYRQWVTSAYTSFRITTSKRWTYTLGGRYEYTVIDANFVSSQTTFADQYPVLLPNVAISKRMSNNGRLRLSYNQRIQRPNIVFLNPFINSNDPKNLSFGNPYLDPERAHSAELTYSIYTKKGLSINTTLFGRMTNNAIERVTTVDTANVSFSTYQNIAKNSTYGLNLFTAGRPAKNWQLNGTVNLNYNLLNSAALRIQNRNWSYRLSMNSNLSLRANYSLQAQASYQSARIQLQGQSGGFYNYGVSARKEFKQYKVVLTVNAENFLSRYNTITNQFRTTTFLTDASSYNAFRNVRVTANWRFGRMNANKTTRAKKRIANDDGKSAD from the coding sequence ATGAAGCAGTGTTTACTTCTCGCCTGTTTACTCATGGCCTTCGTGGCCGGGGCCCAATCGCTCCCAACCACGGGTTCTGGACAAGGCAACTTCACGGTAAACGGCAGCGTGATTGACTCGGTCAGCCGCAAACCCGTCGAATTTGCCACGGTGGCCCTGCTGGGCCCTACCGATGGCCCACCCATTGCCGGTGATGTAACGGACGCGTCGGGCCGCTTTTCGTTTGCCAACATTACGCCCGGCCGCTACCGGGTGCGCATCACGTTTATTGGTTACGAAGACCGTACGCTCGACCCAATCTCGGTCAACCCCACGGCAACCGTGCTCGACCTGCCTCCGCTCCTGCTGCGCACCACGAGCCGCACCCTGGGCGAGGTAACCGTGACCGCTCAGCGCGACCTGATCGAAGACAAAGAGGACCGGGTGGTGTACAACGCAGGCAACGACCCCTCCAACGCGGGTGGTACGGCCATCGACGTGATGAAAAAAGTACCCATGCTGAGCGTCGACCCCGACGGTAGTATTCAGCTCAAGGGTAGTTCGAGCATCAAGGTGCTGATCAACAACAAGCCGTCGAGCATTATGGCCCGAAGCATTGCCGAAGCCCTGCAAATGATTCCGGCCGAGGCTATCAAGTCGGTGGAGGTGATTACAGCCCCCTCGGCCAAGTACGATGCCGAAGGTACGGCCGGGATCATCAATATCATCACCAAAAACCGGTTACAGGGTCTGGTGGGTGGCCTCAACGGAACCACCGGCAATCGGTCGCATAATGTGGGGGGCAATATCAACCTCAAGCAAGGTAAAGTAGGACTTACGGCCTACGGGGGCGGCAACCTGAACCTGAACGATGGGGGCTCGGCCTCGGTCCGTAAAAGCCTGCTGGCCAGCCAGTCGGTGAGCGAACTACGCCAGAACAACACCTACCGCAACGAAAACCGGTCGGTGTTCGGGTCGTTTAACCTCGACTACGAGCTTGACTCTACCAATCAGCTTGGATTCGACGGAAGCCTGTCGGCCGGGTCGCGGGTGGGCACGTCGGTACGCGACACCCGGTACGAGGGGTTGCAGGCCCGGCAGCCGTTTCGGCGCTACAGCGACAATAGTGGCGAAAACCTGAATTACGACTTCAATTTTAACTACACCCGCCTGTTCAAACGGCCCGAGCAGGACCTCACCTTTCTGGCCCAACTGAACAACAGCGACAACGACAGCCGGTACGCTCTCGATCAGTACATGTTACCCGAAAATCAGTTCATCAATTACCGGGAACGCAACACCAACCTGAACCAAACAAGCGAATTTACCCTTCAGACCGACTACACGCACCCGTTCAAAAAGGGCCGTAAAACGCTTGAAGTGGGGGTAAAAAGTATCCGGCGCAACGTGCAGAGCGATTTCCAGCTCCAGAATGCCACCGACAGCACCGGGTTTCGGGATGATCCGCGCCGGGCCAATCAGTTCGACTACCGGCAGTGGGTAACGTCGGCCTACACCTCATTTCGGATAACAACTTCCAAGCGATGGACGTACACGCTGGGTGGGCGGTATGAGTACACGGTGATCGACGCCAACTTTGTGTCGAGCCAAACCACCTTTGCCGATCAGTACCCGGTATTGCTGCCCAACGTGGCTATTTCGAAGCGGATGTCCAACAATGGGCGACTCCGGCTGAGTTACAACCAGCGGATTCAGCGACCCAACATCGTGTTTCTGAACCCATTCATCAACTCCAACGACCCCAAAAACCTGTCGTTTGGCAACCCCTACCTCGACCCTGAGCGGGCACACTCAGCCGAACTGACGTACAGCATTTACACCAAAAAAGGGCTTTCGATCAATACCACCCTGTTTGGCCGGATGACCAACAACGCCATTGAACGGGTCACAACGGTCGATACGGCCAATGTGTCGTTCAGTACCTACCAGAACATCGCTAAAAACTCGACGTACGGGCTCAACCTGTTTACGGCCGGCCGCCCAGCCAAAAACTGGCAACTCAACGGCACCGTCAACCTCAACTACAACCTGTTGAACAGCGCGGCCCTCCGTATTCAGAACCGCAACTGGAGCTACCGGCTTTCGATGAACAGCAACCTGTCGTTACGGGCCAATTACAGTCTTCAGGCGCAGGCCTCGTACCAATCGGCCCGGATTCAATTACAGGGGCAGTCGGGTGGATTTTATAACTACGGGGTATCGGCCCGGAAAGAGTTCAAACAGTACAAGGTAGTGCTGACGGTCAACGCCGAAAACTTCCTGAGCCGGTACAACACGATCACGAACCAGTTCAGAACCACCACCTTCCTGACCGACGCGAGCAGCTACAACGCGTTTCGCAACGTGCGCGTAACGGCCAACTGGCGTTTCGGACGCATGAACGCCAACAAAACTACCCGCGCCAAAAAACGCATCGCGAATGATGACGGAAAATCAGCGGATTAG